One window from the genome of Lysobacter helvus encodes:
- a CDS encoding M2 family metallopeptidase, which translates to MTARPFLLALAISAGLLTIAGCKKTPEAPVAPGGIATTPPPEGETADQFIARVNDELRKGYPDLTAAQWVSSTYINDDSERLSSKANERFSIQLKGWIEQSRKFEGQPMSPATARAITLLKLQTPMPPPNDPKQLEELTQIASKMEGMYGKGTYCKGEGSAKVCRQLGDLEAVLASKDHDYDAQLDAWQGWHATAIPMRKDYTRFVELVNTGARDMGYADTGELWRAGYDMTPAQIAAETDRLWTQVKPLYEQLHCYARTQLKAKYGERGEVAGGLLPAHLMGNMWQQDWSNLWDMLQPYKDAGDLDINQKLDQLAKADEAEEMSKLSGPDLPNPEQLADLHQVAALSTAKRMTERAQDFYTSLGMPKLPASYWEKTQFIKPRDRDVVCHASAWDMNMAGDVRTKMCIKPTEEDFTTIYHELGHVYYYLSYNNLPPLFQTGAHDGFHEAIGDTIVLAMTPKYLQSIGLVGEQQQGDQALINAQMRMALAKVSFLPFGLMIDRWRWGVFDGSIKPDQYNKAWWDLKAKYQGVAPVTPRGEEFFDPGAKYHVPGNTPYTRYFLSHILQFQFYKALCDTAGYKGPLYECSFYGNKDAGKKLQTMLSRGASQPWQATLKEMTGSDKMDASAVLEYFAPLQEWLKKQNEGQTCGWSSGPVATAPATTTKRN; encoded by the coding sequence GTGACCGCACGTCCTTTCCTGCTCGCGCTCGCCATCTCCGCCGGCCTGCTCACGATCGCCGGCTGCAAGAAGACCCCCGAAGCGCCCGTCGCACCTGGCGGCATCGCCACCACGCCGCCGCCGGAAGGCGAGACGGCCGACCAGTTCATCGCGCGCGTCAACGACGAACTGCGCAAGGGCTATCCCGACCTCACCGCCGCGCAGTGGGTCTCGTCCACCTACATCAACGACGACAGCGAACGCCTCTCGTCGAAGGCCAACGAACGCTTCTCCATCCAGCTCAAGGGCTGGATCGAACAGTCGCGCAAGTTCGAAGGCCAGCCGATGTCGCCGGCCACCGCGCGCGCCATCACGCTGCTGAAGCTGCAGACCCCGATGCCGCCGCCGAACGATCCCAAGCAGCTCGAAGAGCTCACCCAGATCGCCTCGAAGATGGAAGGCATGTACGGCAAGGGCACGTACTGCAAGGGCGAGGGCTCGGCGAAGGTGTGCCGCCAGCTCGGCGACCTGGAAGCCGTGCTGGCCAGCAAGGACCACGACTACGACGCGCAGCTGGACGCCTGGCAAGGCTGGCACGCCACCGCGATCCCGATGCGCAAGGACTACACGCGCTTCGTCGAACTGGTGAACACCGGTGCACGCGACATGGGCTACGCCGACACGGGCGAGCTGTGGCGCGCCGGCTACGACATGACGCCCGCGCAGATCGCCGCGGAAACCGATCGCCTGTGGACGCAGGTCAAGCCGCTGTACGAACAGCTGCACTGCTACGCGCGCACGCAACTGAAGGCGAAATACGGCGAGCGCGGCGAAGTGGCCGGCGGCCTGCTGCCCGCGCACCTGATGGGCAACATGTGGCAGCAGGACTGGAGCAACCTTTGGGACATGCTGCAGCCGTACAAGGACGCCGGCGACCTCGACATCAACCAGAAGCTGGACCAGCTCGCCAAGGCCGACGAAGCCGAAGAGATGTCCAAGCTCTCGGGCCCGGATCTCCCGAACCCCGAACAGCTCGCCGACCTGCACCAGGTCGCCGCGCTGTCCACCGCCAAGCGCATGACCGAACGCGCGCAGGATTTCTACACCTCGCTCGGCATGCCCAAGCTGCCCGCGAGCTACTGGGAGAAGACGCAGTTCATCAAGCCGCGCGACCGCGACGTGGTCTGCCACGCCAGCGCGTGGGACATGAACATGGCCGGCGACGTGCGCACGAAGATGTGCATCAAGCCGACCGAGGAAGACTTCACCACGATCTACCACGAGCTCGGCCACGTCTATTACTACCTGTCGTACAACAACCTGCCGCCGCTGTTCCAGACCGGCGCGCACGATGGCTTCCACGAAGCGATCGGCGACACGATCGTGCTGGCGATGACGCCGAAGTACCTGCAGTCGATCGGCCTGGTCGGCGAACAGCAGCAGGGCGACCAGGCGCTGATCAACGCGCAGATGCGCATGGCGCTGGCGAAGGTGTCGTTCCTGCCGTTCGGGTTGATGATCGATCGCTGGCGCTGGGGCGTGTTCGACGGTTCGATCAAGCCCGACCAGTACAACAAGGCGTGGTGGGACCTGAAGGCGAAGTACCAGGGCGTGGCCCCGGTGACGCCGCGCGGCGAGGAGTTCTTCGATCCGGGCGCGAAGTACCACGTACCGGGCAACACGCCGTACACGCGCTATTTCCTCTCGCACATCCTGCAGTTCCAGTTCTACAAGGCGCTGTGCGACACGGCCGGCTACAAGGGCCCGCTGTACGAATGCAGCTTCTACGGCAACAAGGACGCCGGGAAGAAACTGCAGACGATGCTGTCGCGCGGCGCGAGCCAGCCGTGGCAGGCGACGCTCAAGGAAATGACGGGCAGCGACAAGATGGACGCGAGCGCGGTGCTCGAATACTTCGCCCCGCTGCAGGAATGGCTGAAGAAGCAGAACGAAGGCCAGACCTGCGGCTGGAGTTCGGGCCCGGTGGCCACCGCACCCGCGACGACGACGAAGCGCAACTGA
- a CDS encoding protein-L-isoaspartate(D-aspartate) O-methyltransferase gives MADFSQQRDAMVRHQLAARGLHDPRVLDAMGRVPREPFVGASMQAFAYDDGPLPIDAGQTISQPYIVARMVELARIAPGDRVLEIGAGSGYAAAVMAAIAARVFTIDRIERLAALARGRFESLGYDNIDVRTGDGTQGWPEAAPFDAIVASAGGPGVPDVLKGQLAIGGRLVMPVGASLHAQQLVRVTRVEAARFETEAKDHVAFVPLIGVFGWGDEAAY, from the coding sequence GTGGCGGATTTCAGCCAGCAACGCGATGCGATGGTCCGGCACCAGCTCGCCGCGCGCGGGCTGCACGATCCGCGCGTGCTCGACGCGATGGGCCGGGTGCCGCGCGAGCCCTTCGTCGGCGCGTCGATGCAGGCGTTCGCCTACGACGACGGGCCGTTGCCGATCGATGCCGGGCAGACGATCTCGCAGCCCTACATCGTCGCGCGCATGGTCGAGCTTGCCCGCATCGCGCCGGGCGACCGGGTGCTGGAGATCGGCGCGGGGTCGGGCTACGCCGCGGCGGTGATGGCGGCGATCGCGGCGCGCGTGTTCACGATCGACCGCATCGAACGGCTGGCGGCGCTGGCGCGCGGGCGCTTCGAATCGCTGGGCTACGACAACATCGACGTGCGCACGGGCGATGGCACGCAGGGATGGCCGGAGGCGGCGCCGTTCGATGCGATCGTGGCGTCCGCCGGCGGGCCGGGCGTGCCGGACGTGTTGAAGGGACAGCTGGCGATCGGCGGGCGGCTGGTGATGCCGGTGGGCGCTTCGCTGCATGCCCAGCAGCTGGTGCGGGTGACGCGCGTGGAGGCGGCGCGCTTCGAGACCGAAGCGAAGGATCACGTGGCGTTCGTGCCGTTGATCGGGGTGTTCGGGTGGGGCGACGAGGCGGCGTACTGA
- a CDS encoding aromatic ring-hydroxylating oxygenase subunit alpha, whose translation MTQTATRPQVPPPPSDLDPQPLDHATALPARFYADPAYVAVDRALIFDRGWQLIAHVCQLRNAGDHAIANFAGLPVIAVRGADNEIRVFHNVCRHRAGPIAQCDGLGAKALRCRYHGWTYTLEGVLRSAPEMGGAPDFVPSDIRLPQLSVRVWQGMVFACVDSAHAPDFDAFVAGIDARLGPDRGLEHYGHHHRVGYEVACNWKVYVDNYLEGYHVPHIHPGLNKLLDYRSYITETAEWYSYQFSPLESGDALYGAGDALYYWMWPNTMLNILPGRLQTNRIIPLGIDRCRVEFDFYYAMDESEAGVARRAADLSFSDEVQVEDLTICEDVQRGLSSGSYVPGRLNPLRENAVHHFHELLRRLYRTGA comes from the coding sequence ATGACGCAGACCGCCACCCGCCCGCAGGTTCCGCCGCCGCCGTCCGACCTGGATCCGCAGCCGCTCGACCACGCCACCGCCCTGCCCGCGCGCTTCTACGCAGATCCTGCGTACGTCGCCGTCGACCGCGCGCTGATCTTCGATCGCGGCTGGCAACTCATCGCGCACGTGTGCCAGTTGCGCAACGCGGGCGACCACGCCATCGCCAATTTCGCCGGCCTGCCGGTGATCGCGGTGCGCGGCGCCGACAACGAAATCCGCGTCTTCCACAACGTGTGCCGCCATCGCGCCGGCCCGATCGCGCAGTGCGATGGCCTGGGCGCCAAGGCGCTGCGCTGCCGCTACCACGGCTGGACCTACACGCTCGAAGGCGTGCTGCGTTCGGCGCCGGAAATGGGCGGCGCGCCGGACTTCGTACCGTCCGACATCCGCCTGCCGCAACTGTCGGTGCGCGTGTGGCAGGGCATGGTATTCGCGTGCGTGGATAGTGCGCATGCGCCGGACTTCGATGCATTCGTCGCCGGAATCGATGCACGCCTGGGCCCCGACCGCGGGCTCGAACACTACGGCCACCACCACCGCGTCGGTTACGAAGTCGCGTGCAACTGGAAGGTGTACGTCGACAACTACCTCGAGGGCTACCACGTCCCGCACATCCATCCCGGCCTGAACAAGCTGCTGGATTACCGCAGCTACATCACCGAGACGGCGGAGTGGTACTCCTACCAGTTCAGCCCGCTGGAAAGCGGCGACGCCCTGTACGGCGCGGGCGATGCGCTCTATTACTGGATGTGGCCGAACACGATGCTCAACATCCTGCCCGGCCGCCTGCAGACCAACCGCATCATCCCGCTGGGCATCGATCGCTGCCGCGTGGAGTTCGATTTCTACTACGCGATGGACGAGTCCGAAGCCGGCGTCGCGCGCCGCGCCGCGGACCTGAGCTTCAGCGACGAGGTGCAGGTGGAAGACCTCACCATCTGCGAAGACGTGCAGCGCGGGTTGTCGTCGGGTTCGTACGTGCCCGGGCGCCTGAATCCGTTGCGCGAGAACGCCGTCCACCATTTCCACGAACTGCTGCGCCGGCTGTACCGGACCGGCGCGTGA
- a CDS encoding amino acid permease encodes MTSLEAEPQTSSARPLGLWSAIALVVGSMIGSGVFLLPASLAPYGAASLLGWGITLCGAILLALTFCKLSARWPQTGGPYVYARNGFGDVAGFVIAWSYWISVWCANAAIAVAFAGSIGAVFPPLTATPLRSAMCALGALWICTAVNLAGVREAGRVQLLTTVLKLVPLLLFAVVALWFVDTTHYVPFNRSGEPMGHVVQATVALTLWAFLGLEAATIPAGAITDASRTIPRATIFGTLLAGVATILACTVVLGLLPGDVLKDSQAPMADAASSLWGPGAGIALAVVATISTFGALNGWVLVSGQVPLAAAQDGMLPKPFARLHANGTPVFGVVASSVLASLLVMANFSHSLVELFTFSILLSTAATLLPYVVSSAAWLRTGERNGRILAALALLYSLYALVGTGSESLLWGGALLLAGLPVFAFMRYRAATA; translated from the coding sequence GTGACGTCGCTCGAAGCGGAACCGCAAACCTCATCGGCCCGGCCGCTCGGCCTGTGGTCGGCGATCGCGCTCGTCGTCGGCAGCATGATCGGCAGCGGCGTGTTCCTGCTGCCTGCGTCGCTCGCGCCGTACGGCGCCGCGAGCCTGCTCGGCTGGGGCATCACCTTGTGCGGCGCGATCCTCCTGGCGCTCACGTTCTGCAAGTTGTCCGCGCGCTGGCCGCAGACCGGCGGGCCGTACGTGTATGCGCGCAACGGGTTCGGTGATGTCGCGGGCTTCGTGATCGCGTGGAGTTACTGGATCTCGGTGTGGTGCGCCAACGCGGCGATCGCGGTCGCCTTCGCCGGCAGCATCGGCGCGGTGTTCCCGCCGCTCACCGCCACGCCGCTGCGTTCGGCGATGTGCGCGCTCGGTGCGTTGTGGATCTGCACCGCGGTCAACCTCGCCGGCGTGCGCGAAGCGGGCCGCGTGCAATTGCTCACCACGGTATTGAAGCTGGTCCCGCTGCTGTTGTTCGCCGTGGTCGCGCTGTGGTTCGTCGACACCACGCACTACGTGCCGTTCAACCGCAGCGGCGAGCCGATGGGCCACGTCGTGCAGGCCACGGTCGCGCTGACGTTGTGGGCGTTCCTCGGCCTGGAAGCGGCGACGATCCCCGCCGGCGCGATCACCGATGCGTCGCGCACCATTCCGCGCGCCACGATCTTCGGCACGCTGCTCGCGGGCGTCGCGACGATCCTCGCGTGCACCGTGGTGTTGGGCCTGTTGCCGGGCGACGTGCTGAAGGATTCGCAGGCGCCGATGGCGGATGCCGCGAGCAGCTTGTGGGGTCCGGGTGCGGGCATCGCGCTCGCGGTGGTCGCCACGATCTCCACGTTCGGCGCGCTCAACGGCTGGGTGCTGGTCTCCGGCCAGGTGCCGCTGGCGGCCGCGCAGGACGGCATGTTGCCGAAACCCTTCGCGCGCCTGCATGCGAACGGCACGCCGGTGTTCGGCGTCGTCGCCAGCAGCGTGCTGGCGTCGTTGCTGGTGATGGCCAACTTCAGCCACTCGCTGGTGGAACTGTTCACGTTCTCCATCCTGCTGTCCACGGCGGCGACGTTGCTGCCCTACGTGGTCAGCAGCGCAGCGTGGCTACGCACCGGCGAGCGCAACGGCCGCATCCTGGCCGCGCTGGCGCTGCTTTACAGCCTGTATGCGCTGGTGGGCACGGGCAGCGAATCCCTGTTGTGGGGCGGCGCCTTGCTGCTGGCGGGCCTGCCGGTATTTGCGTTCATGCGGTACAGGGCCGCGACTGCGTAG
- a CDS encoding multidrug effflux MFS transporter, with the protein MDATSRTDAKPGLSTKRLAVLLGGLAMFGPFSIDTIFPAFPQMGAQLGADKLAMQQTISVYLIAYALTSLVHGPLSDAIGRRRVILGGLAIFAAASAGCALSTDLTTLLLFRALQGLSAGVGLIVGRAVIRDVLHGHDAQRLMSQVSMIFGIAPAIAPVIGGWMLGWSAWPTIFWFLVAFSALLWIATLLALPETHPPQARLKLRGKALLRDYVAIFLNPRFQRLAAAGTFNFGALFLYIASAPAFVLDLLKLDQRSFAWFFVPMIGGMMLGAFTSGRIAGKVAATQQVRLGFACCGAAAVANLAYNVFVPVPTVPWAVLPMMLNSFGIALVFPILTLAILDMYPRQRGSASSLQAFTGLVSNAFIAGVLSPLLSQSPLRLAIGAACFTTLGWAFWKWESRSNVPMAACAPSEAAALEPTERL; encoded by the coding sequence ATGGACGCCACCTCCCGAACGGACGCCAAGCCCGGCCTGTCGACCAAGCGCCTCGCCGTGCTGCTCGGCGGCCTGGCGATGTTCGGGCCGTTCTCGATCGACACGATCTTCCCGGCCTTCCCGCAGATGGGCGCGCAGCTCGGTGCGGACAAGCTGGCGATGCAGCAGACGATCAGCGTCTACTTGATCGCGTATGCGCTCACGAGCCTGGTGCACGGGCCGCTGTCGGATGCGATCGGGCGGCGGCGCGTGATCCTCGGCGGGCTGGCGATCTTCGCCGCGGCGTCGGCCGGGTGCGCGCTGTCGACGGACCTGACGACGCTGCTGCTGTTCCGCGCGCTGCAGGGCCTCAGTGCGGGCGTGGGCCTGATCGTGGGACGCGCGGTGATCCGCGACGTGCTGCATGGCCACGATGCGCAACGCTTGATGAGCCAGGTGTCGATGATCTTCGGCATCGCGCCGGCGATCGCGCCGGTGATCGGCGGCTGGATGCTGGGCTGGAGCGCGTGGCCGACGATCTTCTGGTTCCTCGTCGCGTTCTCCGCGCTGCTGTGGATCGCAACGCTGCTCGCGCTTCCGGAAACGCATCCGCCGCAGGCGCGCCTGAAGCTGCGCGGCAAGGCCTTGTTGCGCGACTACGTGGCGATCTTCCTCAACCCGCGGTTCCAGCGGCTCGCGGCGGCGGGCACGTTCAACTTCGGTGCGTTGTTCCTGTACATCGCATCGGCGCCGGCGTTCGTGCTGGACCTGCTGAAGCTCGACCAGCGCAGCTTCGCGTGGTTCTTCGTGCCGATGATCGGCGGGATGATGCTCGGGGCGTTCACGTCGGGCCGCATCGCGGGCAAAGTGGCCGCGACGCAGCAGGTGCGCCTGGGCTTTGCGTGCTGCGGGGCGGCGGCGGTGGCCAACCTGGCCTACAACGTGTTCGTGCCGGTGCCGACGGTGCCTTGGGCGGTGTTGCCGATGATGTTGAATTCGTTCGGCATCGCGCTGGTGTTCCCGATCCTGACGCTCGCGATCCTCGACATGTATCCGCGCCAGCGCGGCAGTGCGTCGTCGCTGCAGGCCTTCACCGGCCTGGTCAGCAATGCGTTCATCGCCGGCGTGCTGTCGCCGCTGCTCAGCCAGTCGCCGCTGCGCCTGGCGATCGGCGCGGCGTGCTTCACCACGCTGGGCTGGGCGTTCTGGAAGTGGGAATCGCGGTCGAACGTGCCGATGGCGGCATGCGCGCCGTCGGAAGCGGCGGCGCTGGAACCGACGGAGCGGCTTTAA